In Nocardia asteroides, a single genomic region encodes these proteins:
- a CDS encoding arginine repressor: MTASRSQSGRGPAIARTRAGRQSRIIELLATNPVRSQGELAALLAAEGIETTQATLSRDLDELGAVKLRAADGGAGVYIVPEDGSPVRGVTGGTDRLSKLLGDLLVSTDASGNMAVLRTPPGAAHYLASALDRAALPWIVGTIAGDDTIAVIAREPLTGAELAAKIEELA, from the coding sequence ATGACCGCATCACGAAGTCAGTCCGGCCGGGGCCCCGCCATCGCGCGGACCCGCGCCGGACGCCAATCCCGCATCATCGAACTCCTCGCCACCAACCCCGTCCGCAGCCAGGGCGAACTCGCCGCCCTACTCGCAGCCGAAGGCATCGAAACCACCCAGGCCACCCTCTCCCGTGACCTGGACGAACTCGGCGCGGTGAAGCTGCGCGCCGCCGACGGGGGAGCGGGCGTCTACATCGTCCCCGAGGACGGCAGCCCCGTCCGCGGCGTCACCGGCGGCACCGACCGCCTCTCCAAACTCCTCGGCGACCTGCTCGTCTCCACCGACGCGAGCGGGAACATGGCCGTCCTGCGCACCCCGCCCGGGGCCGCGCACTACCTGGCGAGCGCGCTGGATCGGGCGGCGCTGCCGTGGATCGTGGGGACGATCGCGGGGGACGACACGATCGCGGTGATCGCCCGCGAACCGCTGACCGGGGCCGAGCTGGCGGCGAAGATCGAGGAATTGGCTTGA
- a CDS encoding TIGR02679 family protein: MPLPPRTREYLAAPSLAEFWAKLRERLERTGHAITGTVRVDVDSDAAEKISGLLGRRVTPGRRTVAIFELDAALRQSAAGSGLVTVLAELTGGPLRDRPSERLARTDTVTALWAEVERVLDDTGLAAAPWIEVWKQWLHGTGLLLRTPETGRAEFATAAKAVATALDHRQPSRMLGQLATDVAGDSHALDGDRLAGRLAIRALSLAFDRPDPLTARDRSTLWQLAGITVDAVSGTVLTWGLRPPGRDQWSAMLRTRTELGLVTHLTLAELAAFPLTLTAPEVTVAACENPQVLQGAAERGVPAPLICFSGNPSAAGIALAERVRIRYHGDFDWPGIGIAARLHAIGAEPWRMSAADYLAAIDSGIHRLPLTGQQVPTPWDPELSSTMHRTGLIVHEESLLDVLLADLR; this comes from the coding sequence ATGCCCCTGCCACCCCGCACCCGCGAATATCTCGCCGCGCCGAGCCTGGCCGAGTTCTGGGCGAAACTGCGCGAACGACTCGAACGCACCGGGCACGCCATCACCGGCACGGTCAGGGTGGATGTCGATTCCGACGCGGCCGAGAAGATCTCGGGGCTGCTCGGCCGCCGGGTCACCCCCGGTCGCCGCACTGTCGCGATCTTCGAACTCGACGCGGCGCTGCGGCAGAGCGCCGCCGGATCCGGTCTGGTCACCGTGCTCGCCGAGCTGACCGGCGGCCCGCTGCGCGATCGCCCCTCGGAGCGGCTGGCCCGCACCGACACCGTCACCGCGCTGTGGGCCGAGGTGGAGCGGGTGCTCGACGACACCGGACTGGCGGCGGCGCCCTGGATCGAGGTGTGGAAGCAGTGGCTGCACGGCACCGGCCTCCTGCTGCGCACCCCCGAGACCGGCCGCGCCGAATTCGCCACCGCTGCAAAGGCTGTGGCGACAGCTCTGGACCACCGACAGCCATCTCGGATGCTCGGCCAGCTAGCCACCGACGTGGCCGGGGATTCGCACGCGCTCGACGGCGACCGGCTCGCCGGTCGGCTTGCGATCCGCGCGCTGAGCCTGGCCTTCGATCGCCCCGACCCGCTCACCGCCCGCGATCGCAGCACGCTCTGGCAGCTCGCGGGCATCACCGTCGACGCGGTCTCCGGCACCGTTCTCACCTGGGGGCTGCGCCCGCCCGGGCGCGATCAGTGGTCGGCGATGCTGCGCACCCGTACCGAGCTGGGGCTGGTCACCCACCTCACGCTCGCCGAACTCGCCGCCTTCCCCCTCACGCTGACCGCACCGGAGGTCACCGTGGCCGCCTGCGAGAACCCGCAGGTGCTACAAGGCGCGGCGGAGAGGGGGGTACCGGCACCGCTCATCTGTTTCAGCGGCAATCCGTCCGCCGCGGGCATCGCGCTCGCCGAACGTGTCCGGATTCGCTACCACGGCGACTTCGACTGGCCCGGCATCGGCATCGCCGCCCGGCTGCACGCCATCGGTGCCGAGCCGTGGCGGATGTCCGCGGCGGACTACCTCGCCGCCATCGATTCCGGCATCCATCGGCTTCCGCTCACCGGTCAGCAGGTACCCACTCCCTGGGATCCCGAACTCTCCTCGACCATGCACCGGACCGGTCTGATCGTTCATGAGGAGTCCCTCCTGGACGTGTTGCTCGCCGATCTACGATGA
- a CDS encoding type VII secretion target produces the protein MQVDPQQLRALAASMADIGGKVDALDVRTGGDAVAAALPGSPLGAACATATEYVEGAWLRMAMRHRRVANLCRGSADNYEVTENEFRDKLTQMGANL, from the coding sequence ATGCAGGTTGATCCACAGCAGCTACGTGCGCTCGCGGCGTCGATGGCCGACATCGGCGGCAAGGTCGACGCGCTCGATGTCCGCACCGGGGGTGACGCGGTCGCCGCGGCGCTGCCGGGGTCTCCGCTCGGCGCAGCCTGCGCGACGGCCACCGAGTACGTCGAGGGTGCGTGGCTGCGGATGGCGATGCGGCATCGGCGAGTCGCCAACCTGTGCCGAGGTAGCGCCGACAACTATGAGGTCACCGAGAACGAGTTTCGTGACAAGCTCACGCAGATGGGCGCGAACCTGTGA